Genomic window (Desulfuromonadales bacterium):
GGCGAGAAAATTTTTGCGGACCGCCCGGGCGCTAGAAAATCAGCAAATGCAGTACGCCGCGCACCAGTATCCCGGCAAGCCCCCCAATAACCGCCGGCCGCGCCACCGCCGCGACCCGTGGCCCGGCGGCGGCCAGGATCGAGACCCCGACCACGTCGAGGGGGGTGATGATGAAGCCGGCCAGGCGGTGGAACTCCGCCATGGTCATGACATTCTGCTTGATGAGTTCGAGGGTGACCCCCATCATGGCCGTCCCGCCCGCCAGGTATTTGGTGGCCAGCGGCAGGACCGCCGAGCCGGGCAGGCCGATCAGGTTGAGGGCCGGCGTCAGCGCATGCTCCAGCAGGGTAATCGCCCCGGCTCCCTTCAGCAGGTTGACGGCGAAAATGGCCAGCAGCAGGGCAGGGATGGCATTGAGGACGATCTGCACCCCCTCCTGGCCGCCGCCGACCATCACCGCCCAGAGGCTGCGCCGCGACTTTTCCGGACGCGGAGCCGCCGCGGCGGAATCGGCCCGTTCCCCCCCGAGAGAGCGGGTCAGGACGTAATAGGTCAGGCTCGCGGCCGCCAGCCCGCCGACCAGGGAAATCAGGACGACGGCGCCCAGGTTCATCCCGGCCGCGGCCATGGGAAAGAGCACGTTGGCCTGCGGCATGGCGAAAACCATGGCGAGGGTGGCGGCGATGCGGCGCTGGTGGGTGCCGTCCCGGTCCTGGATCGACAGGGTGGCGATCGGGCCGGCAAAACTGATCAGCAGCAACTGCAGCATGGCGAACACCCCGGTGCCGGGGATGCCGAAGATCCGCAGGGGCGGCGCCAGGACGCGGGCGGTCCAGGCGAGAACACCCCGGTCCTCCAGGGCCTTCATCAGGGCGAGCATGATGACCATGACCGGCAGCAGCAGGTGCAGGGCGAGATCGAGGGCCGTGCGGCCGGAGGCGAGAATGATCGTGACCAGTTCTTGCAAGGTTTTTTCCAGGGGGTTCAGATGTTGGTTTCGGAAAGGAGCAAGGCCCCGTTCATGGCATGCGGCAAGGCGCCTATCCTAACGCAAAATCTGGCGGCAGCCAAGGATTTCCAGTCCCCCGGGATCAGCCAGGCTCCACACCCCGTCCTCTGAATCGATGCTGCATCTGGTAAACTGGTAGCAAACGCATCTTCCAGGGACGGAGAGAGGGAAATCGGTCATGAACAAGGATAACGTCCTGAACGTTCTGGAGCAGTCGGAAGAGAAGAAGGAACGCTTTCTGGTGGCCTGGAAACGGGGGGTGGATTTCCTCGGTTCGCACCTGTTCGGCCCCGGCACCACGGCAACCGCCCGCGACAAAGACGAACTGCGGCCGTTGCGGGAACAGGTCGAAGCGGTGTTCGACGCCGAGAGCGGGGGCGAGGAACAGTTTCTGGCGGCGATGGTCAGCTTTTACGACCCGGCCTGGGGGGAAGAGTTGGCGGCGCGCACCAATTGCTACAAATCGTTGTGCGGTCTGACTTACAATCTGGATCACGAGAGGACGGAGATTCTCTGTGAATTGCTGCGGAATAACCAAGGGTGGTAAGCCGGCACGTCCCAACTTTCAGGCTGGACTCTCGGAGTGGTCAGCGGCCCGAGAAATCCGATTTTTTCCTTGGACCTTTGACTCGTACATTGCACCGTCGGCAAGCTGGACGAGTTGATCGAAGGACCGCACATTATCACTGAAGAAAGTTGCGACCCCGGTACTGGTGGTGATCTTCTCGATTTTCAGACCTTCGAATGTGTGCTCGTGAATAATCGACCGCAGCCTGCTTCCCAAATCGAGGGCGCCATCCGCCGTTGTATTCGGGAGAAGAACCGCAAACTCATCTCCTCCATAACGGGCTGCTATATCGCTCTCCCTGATCACATTCTTGACGATGCGCCCTATCTGCCTGAGCACTTCATCTCCCTGGGTGTGGCCGCAGGTATCGTTGACCGTCTTGAAATCGTCAATATCGAAGAAAATAAGCGAAAGGGGGGTGTTATAACGAACTGCCCTTGAAAACTCCTCGTCGAGGCGGTTGTAAAAATGCCGATGGTTATAGAGTCTTGTCAATCCGTCGCGAATGGACATCTCCTCGAGATACTCCTGCGCCGTCTTCATCGATTCGAATAACGTCGCGTTCTCCAGAGCATTTGCGGAAATGTTGGCGGCCAACTGACACAGTTTGTAGATTCTTTCGGTTATTCCATCCTTCAACGACGACGCGGTCCTCAGAAAAAAAGTTCCGATGACGCTCTCTTTCTTAACGATAGGAACGACAATGATTGAATTGAATTCGATGCCTTTTAAATGCTCCTGAACAGACTTCATTAGTGGATCGTTTTTGATATCGTTTACCACTACAGCCTTTTTTGTCTCGATTGCCTTACCTATCTCTGGGTACTTTCTCAAATCAATTGATATTTCGAGGTCTTCTTTAAGATCACTACTTGCTTTTACGATGAGGGACCCCGAAGATGAAACACTAACGATAGAACATCTTGCGATATCTATTACGTTAGACATTTTTTCAACAATCAGTCGAAGTATATTCATCGGGTTTCGTGACGCGGCCATAGCCTCGGATAGTTCAAGAAGGAGGAGAAGGTCTCTGTGCTCCAACTCAGCATAGTACCCTTTTGACCGGAGATGAGCGTCGACCCTTGCCAGAATCTCGGGTGGATACATGGGCTTCGTGATGTAATCGTCCGCTCCAGCTTCCAGACCGAGGATTACGTCTTCTTTTTTCGCACAGGAAGTAAGAAGGATTACAGGTATCCTTCGTGTCTCAACCCTCTCCTTCAGACCCTTGCAAATGTCTATTCCACTTCTCCCCGGCATTTCGACATCCATGATGATCAGGTCGGGCTTATAATTTGCAACCAACGCGATTGCTTCCTCTCCGTTCCTGCCCTCAATGACATCGTAGCGAATTTTCAAGGAGTCTTTCAGTATCTCCCTGACAAAAAGCTCGTCATCAACAATTAATACTTTTCGCTTGTTTTCCATATAATCCAAAATCCTTGGCTGCCGAAGGCACTACTGGAAAATAGCTTTTTATAATTCACAATGTCAATGACATTAGTTGCCAAAACTAAAGCAATAGAACCTTGCCTTCAACTTCAATCCAGACCGCTTCACCGGCAACCTTTTTCGACCGCTCTCAACAGGCCTTCTGCCTCGGGTCTTCAGAAATGCGGGCAGCTACAACTTGAAAACCCGAGCATGCGATGTTCCCCTCACCCCTCCCCCGCCCGCTCCAGCAGAAAGTCGACGAAGGCCCGGTCGGCGCGGGAGAGGTAGCCGTCGGCTTTCCAGGCGATCCACAGGTCGAGGTGCAGCGGCGGGTCGAAGGATACGGCCGCCAGTTCGGGGTCGCCGACGACGACCATGCGCAGGAAGGTAGAGACGCCGAGCCCTTCCTTCACCAGCGAGCGCACCAGCGAGAAGAGGTTGGTCTCGAAGACGACCTGCGGCTCGATGCCGCGCTCGGCCAGCAGCTCGTCCATCAGCTCCCGCATGTGGTACCCCTCCTTGAACAGCACCAGCGGCTCGCGCAGGAACTCCTCCAGGCGGACGGCGCCGCGGGCAGCGAG
Coding sequences:
- a CDS encoding nucleoside recognition domain-containing protein: MQELVTIILASGRTALDLALHLLLPVMVIMLALMKALEDRGVLAWTARVLAPPLRIFGIPGTGVFAMLQLLLISFAGPIATLSIQDRDGTHQRRIAATLAMVFAMPQANVLFPMAAAGMNLGAVVLISLVGGLAAASLTYYVLTRSLGGERADSAAAAPRPEKSRRSLWAVMVGGGQEGVQIVLNAIPALLLAIFAVNLLKGAGAITLLEHALTPALNLIGLPGSAVLPLATKYLAGGTAMMGVTLELIKQNVMTMAEFHRLAGFIITPLDVVGVSILAAAGPRVAAVARPAVIGGLAGILVRGVLHLLIF
- a CDS encoding diguanylate cyclase produces the protein MENKRKVLIVDDELFVREILKDSLKIRYDVIEGRNGEEAIALVANYKPDLIIMDVEMPGRSGIDICKGLKERVETRRIPVILLTSCAKKEDVILGLEAGADDYITKPMYPPEILARVDAHLRSKGYYAELEHRDLLLLLELSEAMAASRNPMNILRLIVEKMSNVIDIARCSIVSVSSSGSLIVKASSDLKEDLEISIDLRKYPEIGKAIETKKAVVVNDIKNDPLMKSVQEHLKGIEFNSIIVVPIVKKESVIGTFFLRTASSLKDGITERIYKLCQLAANISANALENATLFESMKTAQEYLEEMSIRDGLTRLYNHRHFYNRLDEEFSRAVRYNTPLSLIFFDIDDFKTVNDTCGHTQGDEVLRQIGRIVKNVIRESDIAARYGGDEFAVLLPNTTADGALDLGSRLRSIIHEHTFEGLKIEKITTSTGVATFFSDNVRSFDQLVQLADGAMYESKVQGKNRISRAADHSESPA